The Acidobacteriota bacterium DNA window CCATGTCCGTCCCTTATCTTCAGAAACAAAGAGCAGGCTGATCACCTTCTCTTCCTTTCGAGGCTCCAGGTTTCCGCCTGTCCTCATGTACCCGGTGGCCAGGAGACGATCGCCCATCTGAAGAGCATCGCCGCAAAACTTCAGTCGGGCAATCCAATTGGTTCGAGGCATCTGGCTCGGAAACGTACCCACCGGCCAGGGCCAGTCCACCACTTGAGTTCCAGCCGGTTCCATGACCAACCGATCCCCTCCCTGCTCAAAGCGAGAGTAGGTCGAATGCAGGTTGTGCGGATCCTCCGGATCCGCCTGGTAGAAGTGGGAAGGTATGGCCAATAGGGAACCGTCGTCCCGTGGGACGTAGATCCAAGGTTGATGGTCGGGGATCAGGTCGTTGCGATGTCCCCAGCTCCTACCCCCGTCCCTGGAGATCTGGAAGCCTCTGAGGTAAGTCGGGTTTTCGTTGGTGTCGGCCACCAGCGAGTAGGTCACCATCAATTCGCCGGAAGGAAATTTGGCCAGAGTTGGAAACCAGGCACGACCGGTGGTTTGGGTCACCTCGATCGGCTGTCCCAGACGAACGGTCAGGCGCTGCAACCTCACTTTCGTCATTTCGCCGGTGGCAAGAAGGTGGGGCTGCGGTGCAATGCCGGAAACCCACAGCCAGGGCGCAAGGAACAGCACGATCCTCTTCGCGTGCATTGGACTGTGACTGCACTGGTCGATCATGATTTCCTCCCGGTCGAGAGGTCCAAGGATAAATCTTACGGTAGAAATCCAACCGGGAACAGGGCTATGGCCAAGCGACATTCTCCAGCGTCCTGTCCTCGACCAGCCGGCAAAGGTTCTCGGCGATGGCAGATTCGTGGCCCTAAACGTTGCAGACCCGGCAGCCGGACGGAACTGCTGAGAAGTCAAGGCCTTCGGTGTCGGCACCCAGGTAGTGGATCAGGCACAAGGACGTTCGGTCCTGCCTCAACCATGCCGATTGGAACCTTACGCTCGGAGATCCAGCTCGCTGAGCATGATCTCGCTGGCTTCCGGCTTGAAGGTGAAGTAGAGTTCGCACTACAGGTGCGATTTCTGGCGAAAGGTCAACCGTCTCAAGGCCTTTGCCACGTGGCTCTCCTTGGGCCGGGTAGCCACCTTCTGAGAACTCAGAAATGAACCCCCGATCCGTTCCCATCTTGACCTATCACCACGTTCATCCCGACGGGCACCCGGCATTGCAGCGCGCCTCCAGGAAGGGTCTGCTCGGCCACATGGCCGCCAGCGGGTTCCGGAGCCATCTCGAATTGCTGACCGGGACGGGGTGGCAGATTCGCTCTACATCAGAGATTATCGACTGGCTGATCGACAAAACCCAGATTCCGCAACAGACGGTAGCAATCCACTTTGATAACGGGTGGCTGGATACTTGGGAGACCGCCAGAGCCGTACTTGACGAGTTCGGAGCGAAGGCGCTCGTCTATATCATTGGCGGCGCCACGGAGCAGATCTCAGCACGATCCGGCGTCCCGCAGAGATGGAATCTTCGCACCCGGACCGAGGGCCACGTGAGCTCGGAGGACCATACGCTGATGAGCTGGGAGCAGGTGCATGATCTGCTGGACTGCGGCTGGGAAGTGGGGGCTCATACGCTTACCCATCCGCGGCTGACCCGGGTGTTGGCGGAGCAAGGCAAGGAGGAAGTGAGGCGCGAGATCGAGGAATCGAATCAGATCCTGCGACGACGACTGGGCATTGAACCGGTCCACTTCGCCTACCCCAGCGGCGATTGGAACGAAGAAGTCGAGAGAATCGTAGCGCCCTATTACCGCTCCGTCCGGCTTTGGCGCAAGGGCCCGCCCTGGTACTTCACCCACCCGGACACGCCGCCCTCGAGGATCGAGTGCCAAAACATCGACACTTCGGTCTCAACCGGACAGATCCGCGCGTTTCTCGCAGCGGCAGCCCGAGGTGAGCCTATGGCCTAGCTGTCAGGCGCCTGAGACAAGCGAGACACGGACCTGCAGCAACTCAACGGGCACGGAGGGCTTCCGTCCCTGTCGAGGATGGACCGTCAGCTCCAAGGTATTGTTCCCATTTCTCAGCGTACCCGGATCCACCTTGTAGCTCAGCCAGCCAGCTTCTTCTTGAAAACCCAGGCCGTAGCCAGCTTCCGTGTACTGCCGGCTGGTTTCCGGGGAAATGTACCCTTTCGGTGAAGCCGGTTGCGGATTGGAGACCGGCTGGCCGTTGAGTTTCCAGGTGGCCCGTTCCCCGTCGGTTGCGTCTTTCCATTGGGTCAGCACCGTCGCTGCCGACACGGCATCGGGCTCATCAGCGATGGTCACGGCGAACCGCACGCTACTGGACCCCGACCGGGTGGTAAACACGCGGGGCAACTGGCCGGGTATGTTCCGCGTCCTGGAAGGCCGGTCCGGGTCGATGGCATAGAGCTTGTTCTTGCCTGCCAGGGCCTTTGGATCCCCTACCCGAGGCACCGTACCGTAGTCTTTCGGATCGGTGGGGCCGTGATGGGTGTGCCAATCAAAGAGGTAGATTCCGTCTACTCCCTCTTCCCAAAACCGATGGGAGGCTGCATGGACCGCGGTGTAGTCAGAGGCGACATCTTCTTCCATCTCGGGATCTCGATGATCAAACTTGGGCCGACCGGTGCGAAAAGGGTGCACCAGACGGTCGAGACAGCCGTAGACCGGGATATCGTATCGATGCCCGAGTCGGACCCACTCTTGGATAGGGATGGAAAAGGGCATCAGTCCGGAACCACCAATGATGAGATCCACCCAGAGGTTGCGGGCCCATGCCTCCGGGTCCAGTCCGGCTGACAGGCTCAGCTCGATGCTGTCCGGTGGGCGGACAGCGAGGAGTATCGGACGTCCCCGCCTTTCCCCGTAGTGGTCCAGTGTTTGACGGACCTGATGAACGAAGTCGTTCATGACGGGCGTGTTTCGGCGCTGCTCCCCGAGCTTGAAGAACATGCTGTGCCGGCACCAGTCGAGTTCCACCCCATCCAGGTCGGAGCGGCGGCAGGCTCCTTCCACCACCTCCAGGTATCGAGCCCGGACCTCGGGGAGCGCATAGTTGTAGCCCGCCCAAAAACGGGCGTCGCGAGAAGCCATTCCGTTTCGTTCGATGACGTCTGCCAGCGGATGATCTTCCTCCGCCTGACGGCGCAACTCGACGATCTCTTGGGGGTCATAGAGGTGCTGTTTCTTCTCGATTTCACTGTAGCGTTGAATCCAGGGCAGGGTTTTCTTCTCCCAATGTTGCCTCGAAATGTAACCCAACAGCAGTTCAGGATGTTTGAGCCTGAATGGGGGCCAGTAGGAGGCTTTTGGAGGGAACAGGGAGGCGTGGATGTCATTCATTCGAATGGAGTAAAAAAACTCCATTCCATTCTGGTGCGCGAAGTCGACGACGTGCCTGACCGGATTCGGACCCAGGACTTCGATGTGTCCTGATGGGAACTCCCAGTCGGGCTCGTTGACATGGGCGCAGTAGAAGATGCTGGCTACGTCGGTTCCCTTCACATAGCTAAGCGTGTTCGCCAGGAATTGGCCGGGTGATTCCAGGGGAATCGGCCACTTGCCGCCAGCGTAGGCGGGCTGCAGCATGTCACTGCCGTCGTTGTTCCAGAGAACGGGACGCTTTCGCCGTCTTGCCTTCGCTCTTTCGACAGCCGGATTGGATCCCAGAACGGCAGGGGCGCCGCCGTGGGCAGAAACCGACGAGACCCAGGTTGCGGCAGTCATTTGTTTCAGAAACGTTCGCCGATTCCGCATGTTTCCTTCACCTGTTTGGAGGAAAGTGACGCCTTCGCTGGCCGCCGCGCACTCCCCGGATCAAGGCAATAGACGTGATCGTGGAGACGGCAGAGTAGAGACGCCTGCTACAGATACTGTGTACGCAATCTCGCCCCAAACCCGACGGTTCCGCTCTGCCACGCCTTCAGGAATCGATTTTGGCGCGCCAGTGCACAGACTTCCGAACGGTCAGCTCGCGCAAAAACTCGATCCCGTGGCCGATGCCCAATCCGCTCCCTTTGAAGGGTTCGGCGGGGGCGCCCGGGGCCTGGCCGCGCTCGGTGTTGATCTTGATCATGCCGGCCTTCAGTTTCTCGATGGCAGCCATCGCTCGCGCCGCGCTTTCCGTGCAGACGATGGCCGAGAGCCCGTACTCGGTTGCATTGGCCCGCTCGATGGCTTCCTCGAAAGAATCCACCTTCACCACCGGGGCCACCGGACCAAACGTTTCCTCATACATCAGGGCCATATCTTCCGTCACGTTGGCCAGCACCGTGGGGGGATAAAAGAAACCGGGCCGATCGAGCCTGCCGCCCCCCGCCAGCACCTCGGCCCCCACCTGGACCGCGCTGTCGACGTGCTGGCGGACCCTTGAGAGCTGAGTCTCGTCGATCATCGGGCCCATCTCGGTCGAGGGATCCAATCCTGGTCCTACTTTGAGAGACCTGGCCGCGTTGACCAGGTTTTCGACGAAGGCGTCCCGCACGCGAGACTGCACGTAGATCCTTTCCGTCGAAGTGCAGATCTGTCCGGCGTTGGCAAAGGCGCAACGTGCGGCCAGCCGCGCCACTGCACGCGGATCCACCGTATCATCGACAATAAAGGCATCGTTGCCCCCGAGTTCCAGAATGACTTTCAGCACCCGCTCTCCGGCGATCCGGCCGATGTGGCGGCCTACCTGGAGGCTTCCGATAAAGCAGACGATGTCCACGTCCGGGTGGCGGACGATCGGCTCTCCCATGGTTGGACCATCGCCATTCAGGTGATTGACTGCCCCGGGAGGCAGGTGATCGAAGACCCGCTCGAAAAAAAGCCGGGTGGCCAGAGGGGTCTTCTCTGAACTTTTCAGCACCACCGTGTTGCCGACCATCAGGTTGCACACCGCCAGTTCCACGGAGGCGATCACGGGAAAGTTCCAGACGCTGATACAGGCGGCCACGCCCCGTGGCTCCCAGCGCTGAAAGACCAGATCACCGGCCTGCGAACCCAGGTGGCGCGAGTCCAGGTAGATTCCAATCTCCGCCACTTGGTTGGTCAGGCCCACGCAAGCGTCAAGCTCGGAGTAGGCCTCGGCCAGGGGCTTACCG harbors:
- a CDS encoding sialidase family protein, translated to MTKVRLQRLTVRLGQPIEVTQTTGRAWFPTLAKFPSGELMVTYSLVADTNENPTYLRGFQISRDGGRSWGHRNDLIPDHQPWIYVPRDDGSLLAIPSHFYQADPEDPHNLHSTYSRFEQGGDRLVMEPAGTQVVDWPWPVGTFPSQMPRTNWIARLKFCGDALQMGDRLLATGYMRTGGNLEPRKEEKVISLLFVSEDKGRTWRYFSTVADPFVMIAAARRRDPEDPRFQGRPWPQELLEASETSMIQLADGDLMAVFRVGSFLDLGRAYSSDGGRSWTQAEPIPPFSVEPSMVRTQNDTIVLSSGRPGLRVWFSTDARAQTWQDIDILKHHNRWAPDAGYSISPRGQRGGRSRTTSYTEIVEISANRLLLVYDRGAKPSASHPHELTRIFVLPIEVRSEGD
- a CDS encoding polysaccharide deacetylase family protein, with amino-acid sequence MNPRSVPILTYHHVHPDGHPALQRASRKGLLGHMAASGFRSHLELLTGTGWQIRSTSEIIDWLIDKTQIPQQTVAIHFDNGWLDTWETARAVLDEFGAKALVYIIGGATEQISARSGVPQRWNLRTRTEGHVSSEDHTLMSWEQVHDLLDCGWEVGAHTLTHPRLTRVLAEQGKEEVRREIEESNQILRRRLGIEPVHFAYPSGDWNEEVERIVAPYYRSVRLWRKGPPWYFTHPDTPPSRIECQNIDTSVSTGQIRAFLAAAARGEPMA
- a CDS encoding aldehyde dehydrogenase family protein translates to METTAVAAAQTQWIGGRSVPSHGTESLSIHDPSNLDHIVDVPRGDPADAAAAVEAAVEAGREWGALSPPARAVQLRAAARKMQACRDEVAPLLTRENGKPLAEAYSELDACVGLTNQVAEIGIYLDSRHLGSQAGDLVFQRWEPRGVAACISVWNFPVIASVELAVCNLMVGNTVVLKSSEKTPLATRLFFERVFDHLPPGAVNHLNGDGPTMGEPIVRHPDVDIVCFIGSLQVGRHIGRIAGERVLKVILELGGNDAFIVDDTVDPRAVARLAARCAFANAGQICTSTERIYVQSRVRDAFVENLVNAARSLKVGPGLDPSTEMGPMIDETQLSRVRQHVDSAVQVGAEVLAGGGRLDRPGFFYPPTVLANVTEDMALMYEETFGPVAPVVKVDSFEEAIERANATEYGLSAIVCTESAARAMAAIEKLKAGMIKINTERGQAPGAPAEPFKGSGLGIGHGIEFLRELTVRKSVHWRAKIDS